The sequence CCGCGTGCGAAGATCTGCACGACCTTGCCGCTGGTCTCGACGGCGGGGAGTTCGATGCGTTGGCTCGTTTCCACGATCTGGGGATCGACCCAGCCCGACATCAGCTTGGAATAGGCCGAAGGGTGCGGCGGCGCCTTGCCCATGCCCACCCACGTCCCCTGGCCCATCAGGCCCCAGACACCGATGCCCTCGTGAGGCTTGTTGGGCGCATAGAGTTCCGGCCAGCCAAGGATATGGCCAACTTCATGGCAGAGGACACCGAATGGGTCGAGTCGTGCGAGGGGATGCTCACCGACGACGACTCCGTGGGGGATTCGTTGCCCGTCGGGAAGCCGATAGTTCAGCGAGCTTACGGCATTGGACCAGGGCAGTTTGCCCCGGAACTGGAGGTTCATATCGGTTTCCGCGGCTGGTCCCGCAAAAAACAGAATCACGAGGTCCGGCGCGAACGCCTCGAGTTTCGCCTTCTCGCCTGCCGGCGCGCGGCGAGTGGCCAATTGCAAAGTGTCCCGGAGCATCCCCGTAGGATTGCCGACGTAGCTGGCGCGGGGCTTTTCGAGGGCGTAGATCCTCTGGCTGACCTCGGCCTCGAGCTTCAGCCTTCCGCGGGAGGTTTCGTCGAGGTATTGTCCGAGGCGGTCGATCAAGCCGGTTTCTTCGGGATTGGTGAAGCGCCTGCGTTTGCCTGTCGGTGCGACTTTGGGGAAGGAAGCCCGCAGGACGACGGCTTTCAGCACTTTCGCCGGGCCGGGTTCGGGCACCGGTGGGCTGGTTTCGGGTGGGGCCTTCATGCACCCCAGCAGAAGCAGGCTCAGGAAAGCACATTGACAAGGGAGGCCCCGTGGTGAAAGCAAGCGGGGTAGGGTGCGTCTTTTTGGCGGCAGAGCGGGCGCACCTCGTACGCCGATTCTTTTCCCACTGCCGAATTTAGGGTCATTCATGCCCAAGTTGATCATCCAGATTCCCTGCCTCAATGAAGAGG is a genomic window of Candidatus Binatia bacterium containing:
- a CDS encoding M6 family metalloprotease domain-containing protein, which codes for MKAPPETSPPVPEPGPAKVLKAVVLRASFPKVAPTGKRRRFTNPEETGLIDRLGQYLDETSRGRLKLEAEVSQRIYALEKPRASYVGNPTGMLRDTLQLATRRAPAGEKAKLEAFAPDLVILFFAGPAAETDMNLQFRGKLPWSNAVSSLNYRLPDGQRIPHGVVVGEHPLARLDPFGVLCHEVGHILGWPELYAPNKPHEGIGVWGLMGQGTWVGMGKAPPHPSAYSKLMSGWVDPQIVETSQRIELPAVETSGKVVQIFARGPEYPREYFLIENRQKIGFDRSLRGEGLLIWHIDERRTSFRRSQDIPTHKRVDLLTADSWPSHLDLGHKNGGNRGDAGDPWADRVDGPGPDTLPHTGSYDGTPGRFAIRNISPSGAMMRFDIEFVEPGASLPAESITPKAAP